In the genome of Chelmon rostratus isolate fCheRos1 chromosome 12, fCheRos1.pri, whole genome shotgun sequence, the window ttgtgaggTAGAGGTTTGTCCCTTGTGCACCCGGGGACCAAATGCTTGGGGAGGTGTCCAGATGTGCAGATTGGTGCTGGTACATTGAGCTCTGGGAACCCTGCTGATCAGAATAATCCATACGGACTTTCCACAACACTGTGATCAGAAAGAGAGGGATTTTCTCCTAATTTCAAATTAACAGCTACTCGCAGGTgcacagttgttgttgttttttttactttttttaaacgATAAATTCCCACTCTCTCCtccaattgtttttttttttttaatttcacatcaaAATTCTTTGATATTGGAGACAAGACCTTTTATGTACATGAGTTTGGTTTGAATATGTAGGTTGGTACgtatggttttttttttaataagtgACCAACAACTGTGGTTGAAGTATGTGCTGTGACTGTAAAGCTTTGACGGACAAGGACACGATGTAAGTGAAAGGGATGTAGTTAATGGATGCAAGAATGTACTGAGAGATCGAAGTggatgtacatacagtatgtgcatacAGATGTATTTTTAGCAGGTGTGATCAGGTGGATGAATGCGAACGTGAGAAGTGATTTGCATGATTCTTTTTAACACGGCCACCTGAATGGCAAATCACGTCAATTTATTacactttttttattattatttaaacgGGGACTTGAAATCATAAAGAGGTATTTTGATAATATACAagtgcaaaaaacatttttcctgtttaacattttataaatgttttgaaatggaCATTTCAGCTGTGAAACTTCAGTGAtattgagtttgtttttgtcagaaattAGCATCTCGTCTTTTGTTCGGTGCACAACTCTGATTGCTGTAAGGGACTCTAGCGTACTTCTCTGTGTATtgcacacatctgcacaggCTAACATTGCAGTAGATGAGTTATCTCACAGTAGATGGTCCAGGAAACTGTTAGAACTATGTGTCGAATTCACATCGTGTAAATCTTCCTTTGCGGCTGTagtatttctttctctttgtcccAGTCAAATCCCACCAACCTGTGACTCAACGCGCCTTCAGTGTCTTcagttctgtgtctgctggagggAAACTTTTATCCAAAGccaacaagacaaaacaaatctcTCAATTTGTAAATGACTATGCAAAGTCAACCAGCGATGTTTGATGGAACGAGAGAGTGTCAAATGATACCTGCCTGCGCCAAGCTCCtcttatgtttttgttgtttttgttcatttcgATTCCCAGTTGTAGAGATGATGGATCACTTCTGGAGTGAAGTAATGAGAACCAGACAGAACAAACACGCTGTGTTCAGGTCAGGCCTTTAGTGCTTTTCTAGGTGTTGACACTCCAAAAGGCCAATAATGAGTTCTTAGAGGTACTTCCACTGTCTGTCCAGCGCCATGTGACGGGAAGATTGAAAAGATGTAAAGGCATCTTCTTATTCAGTCAGTAAGCTTGAGGATTGGACAaagatgtgaacatttttttgtatttctttgtgtgcATCACTCACGAGAACCTAATATGTGATTGTTGATGGGACTTCATCTAGTGGGAagataatgaaattaatgagaATGGTAACTAATATGATTttgtacagaaaaataaaagttttactCAAGTGTTTCCTTTAATTCTTTCGTTCTCGACACGCGACAACGATCCTCGATCAGATTCAGTTTAACACCCAGTGAAGCATTTACAGACCATTCAAGGCTCCTCTTGTGGAACACGTctgcatttcactgttttagCCACTTTTAAGTCGCTCCTACTcatattttacttgttttattgtattttatcgTATTTATTTACACCAGTGACGGCAGGTACAAAGTACAATTTCTTTTTACATTCAATAAATAGCAGTGATTGACATGGTTAAACTTTAGTGTATTTACATTTCAGCAAGATTATGCTACAATTCAGGAACACGATCTAGTTCTGTTCACGAAGAAAGTGCTGATAGAAGTTTAAAAAGGAGACAGCAGAGTTTTACTCATCCTCATACCTGAAAGAAAAGATAATGTGTTAATGACCGAACTTTAAGTTGAATAAcaaaattcagaaaaacaaacaggatgttGTCAGAAGTTCAGTATCTaatgacaacattaaaaaaaaaaaaactaaaggaCAGGAGACGGACAATAGAGATGAAGGGTGACACCAGTCCTTGGTGCTTCATTGCACACTGCAGGTCATTGCAGTTCTCACCTGACCATCTCCTTGTACTTGTTCAGAGCCTCCTGGGCCACATACTGGATGAAGGCTGggtcctgcagctccagctccccGGGAACAGACAGGATGAGCGGGGGAGAGTTCAGGATGTTTACCTCCACCCTGGTCTCAGTCACAGAGACATTCTGTTCATCATGGCTCTTTGGCGCCACCTGCAGAGTGAaagaagtcattttttttcaccaacTGCAATTCCATCACTGTATGAATGGTCTTCTTCCCACCCacctaaaaatatatatgtatgtttctCTCCACTTGATAATTTTAGACTTAAGAGATTTACACTGgttgattcatttttattagaTATTTTAGGCTGTAGTGGAAACTTCTGTAGATATACTGTACCTCCAAGTCTGTGTATCTTCAACAATGACTTCTCCACATTACCTATTTGAGCATGATCAGCATAAAAGGATacactctcttttttttaattagccCACATATTCAGTGAAGCAGGTATTGTTTGCTGTAATCATTTCTTTGTTGCACACTCACCATTAAGAAATCCTTTCTGTTGTAAACAATGGAggatgaaaatgtaattttaagcTTATTTGAAATAAGTTAGTTTCAGTCTGTTCTCTTCATGTTAGTGGagtttgttttgtattaaaaagACTGTAATGCTGGAAGATACCCATTTGAAGATGAGGGCAAGAAACAGCCTGTTTCAGTGTTCTTATGAGCACTCGAGTGTTGTTTTTCCACTCCTTCTCACCATGGTGACACGGAAGATGTTTTCAGGAGTGCTGCTGTTGCTCGCAGCCAGAGCCACCCAGCTGAACTCCGCCGCCATGTTGCTAAGCCAGCTGACTGTTTCATCAGTGTGGCGCTGGACAATAGACAAGATCTCTTCATACTGCTCTTTggacacatccagcagctgggaGACCTCGTCCAGCTCCACATGCAGCTCCCGGACGCTGGGGCACTCTGGAGACGGGAAGAGGAGCGGTGAGatgagctgctgtttgtaaAGGTGGAGGAAGCAGAAGCTGTGAGGGTGGTGCTGCTGTACCTGTGAGCAGGGCTCCCTGGCAGGTCTCGCACTGGTTCTGCAGCTGCCAGCACTCTGAGGTCTGTTTGCGAAGATCTCGGCACAACTTCCTGTTCCGCAGGAAACGAGGGAAACTTTCTCTCACTgcaccaaacagaaaaaagtttAACAATTagatcagtttgttttttgtttttttttgttgaattgcATTTGTTTAAGCAGTTTATTGATGCTGGTGTTTATTGTTATTGCATCGTTACtacctctcttcttctcttcttccactGCCCCATGGAGGTCATCAAACACCTGGGTCACCACAGCTCCAAACTCGTCCACCACGCTCCTGCCGAAGTCAAAGAAGGAGTCCAGCACCTCCTCCAATCCCACACCCTGCAGGAAGCCCGAGTCCCGGCTGGGGTTGTAGGGATCAGTGGGGGTCTCCTCCGTCAGGATGGCGGTGTCATTCAGAAAGGCCCTCTGGAGGACTTTGTCGAGCCTGGTGCCCATCCTGGAGACCAGGGCGATGCTGCGCTCCACCAGCGTTCCCACCTTGCTGATCAGGCGGTTGAAGGAGTCCTCGATGCGGACAACCTCAGTGTCGGTGCTGTCAGGGCCCTGATTCACCAGGATGTCCCCTGCATCGATGCTAGGCTCACGGGGGCCAAAGCGCCTGGACACTCTGCGAAATAAATTCTCCACCTACAGCATGAAAAGTACGGAGGTGagtttattttactgttgtctAGGGCTGCGGTTACTAACCAGAGGGTCGCAAGATGACTACTGGGgtaaaaaatgagaagaaaaaaacaaaattctgcAACAAAAAATGATGATAGAATTAAAGATCCactccagacatgttttaaatgtaaaacaccGCACTTTGACTAATAATGTGTGTCTGATATGATCTGTTTTATCATTAACTGCTGTTAGGAAGGCAGCttgacagcagctgattggACAGGACTCCTAACGATGCTTGATTGAAGCCTCCGCCTCGTTAAGGCAGCACAGAGCTCTGGCAGCATGAGACAAGCTGGTTGTCAGTCAGACCCTGTTCAGCGAGAGCTTTCTGATGTGCAGAGTTCCTTTGCATGCGTTCAGCGATTCCATGTAAGCCAATTTCAGTCATTACAAGTTATATTTTACAACTTTATAGAATTATCTCGGTATGTGGGGATCGCATGTGCTTTGAATTACCAGTAGCCTAAGCTTGCAGGTAATGTTAGATACCTTTCATCCTGTTATTAATCTTTTATTAAGGATTGTTCATAGAGTGATGGATGCGTGTGTCATGTAAATCAGTAGTTGGGTGTTGCAGAATACTGGCAAGCCTATAGTTCATACAGGCCACACATGCAGTTACATTCACTCATTGATTATTGATTCTTTCAATCGACTAATtattgcagcagcagctggagtaAAGTTTAAATCTGAATCGTACCTTTGATGTGTTATTGACCTGTGTGAGTGGGACCAGACCTACCTGCCACGATTAATCTTATATTTAAACAGGGAAAAAACGGCACCAACTAAGGCAAAAGATTTCTGCCCTAAAAAAGGTTTCACCTGACCATCATgcaattttgttatttttggcaGCGTTGCTTTAAGAGTTTGGAGGTTTGAGTAAGAGAATCAGAGGTCGGAGCTGCAGTTTTCATACCTTGGCATGGAAAGTGGCAAATCCCCTGcggcaggtggaggtgtagaaGGTTTTACATGCATCCTCCAGACAGGGTCTGCACTCCTCCCACTCAGACTGCAGGGAGTCTTTACACtgctcctccgcctcctccagcttctcagtGACCTCCTTCGCCAGTTGGGCTGCACCCTGGTGgcagaaaggggaaaaaagtttttaatttGCTTACTTTTCTccctgttctttcttttcttggGAAAGGTTCATGCTGGGTTTACCTTCTTCTTCTCGCTGCTGTGCTGGAGGGACTTCATGAGGTGTTCGTGCTTCTGCTCGTTCCTCCACATCACCTCCTTCATCTGCTTCACGCCGTACAATgccctcttcacctcctcatccACAAGTTTCTCGCCATTCTCTGACAGCTCtaggagtgaggaggaagaggaggaggaggaggaggaaaaaaacctGGGTGAGATGTTTTTATCAACACTTACATTGTCAATTTTTTCACAGTCAACACAGGAAATAGAGAAAAAGCTGCTGACTctgcaaaaataattaaatgaaacaatcaaGAGCTGTTTTAAGCTTATAAAAGTATACAGATGTTACAGTGTTGACACTGACTGCATTTTGGAGGCATTTCCTGAGGGACCGCTGATAAAAAATATCATTAACTGCCTCTGGCACAAAACGCCTTACGTGTTgcataaagacaaagacagattcTTCTGTGCTGACTCACGTTTTAAGGTGTCCTCTGAGATGCCTGAGGGTCTCTCCTCTGGGGTAGAGTAAAGGACCCCCAGAGTCACCACCAGGACCGCCACACCGAGCAGGAGCTTCATTCTGGagctcagtctgtgttttggaCGTCAAAACTCAGTCTGAAAAGAGATAACAAGTGTGGTTTTACGCTTGTACACACTGCCGGATGAACAAATTAACCTCACCGTCACAGCGAAGCACCACCACAagttcacacatacacacaatgtgtttaAATAGGGAAACTGAAACAACAGGTGCTATCTGCTCTGGCCCAGAAAGCTAATAGGATTTGAGCTTGAGCATGATTAAACATCAACACTGCAGCCCATGGTCATAAGTAGGTCTGCCACTTGGTGGTGCTACACATCTGTCTTGACCTGGAAAACCATGTCCTAGTGTCCTGTGTCCCCTAATACTTCATATGTCAGATAATAACTGGATCTGGGTTAGTTATATGACATCTAAATGTCAAATAATCAAACTGTGGCGAATATTTAGACAGCTGGATCATTTATTCTCTTCCATGTGTGACAAAGTTTCAGTAAAAGATTCAAAATGTGAAAGATTTCTCTCGGTCCGTCTTCTGTGCACGTTTGTTGTTCATCTTATAACAGCCTGACTTTAAGCGACACCATTAGGAGGTCAGCGGCAAGGGGCGAGACATCACAGGACTCACCTCAGCTTGAAAACTTGGCAAGCTGTGTCTGCACCATCTGCTGTGTCGGGAGGTCAGACTCCATCAAGTCACAAAAACATTACAAGAACCCACGAGAGGTTTCTGATATCAGGACGTGTGTTTACATGTTGATCCGGTAACCGGTAAATAAGCTAAACCCACCTGCCTCACTTAACCGGAGACCCTGCCCCAGAGGAGTTACACAAGTTGGCATCGAGCAGGGATTTGCAGTAAATGAGGATGTACTCACTTGACTTATTTCATTAAGGGTTTAAGTTGCTGCTACAATCAGCTCTGTTACAGTCTATTCCTCAATATGTCTAACTGTTGTTTGTAACAGACACTAAAGTGAGAGTATGAgctacataaatacacataaatgtattattatgaATGATGAATACACTCAAAGAGGCACAAATTGATGAAACCCTCACAGCCTTAATACAAAATATGACTTAAAAGTAGCACAAAAACATAATGAGCAGTTCAAATGAGGAGAACATCTTTGAAACATGAATTTATCCATCTAATATTCACTTTAATAATATCCTATCCTGaaaaatatatcacaatattaAATCAAATGATAGTAAAACACTAAATTTGAGGTTATAACTGATCCAAAAAGACAAGCAAAAACCCAAAGTGACCGCCAACGACAAAGGAACTTACCAGCAGATGAGTGAAGGTGCTTCTCCGCCGCAGGAATAAACAAAGTGCCCCGTGTGTCGTCAAGTTGTCTTGATCTGGCCGAGTCTATTTGTGCTCTTTCCACTCGAGCTTCATCCTATTACAGTCTTTGCTTGATGTTGATGCCCGTTAATCCAGCATTCAACATGCTTGTTTTGCATAAGAGGTTGCTGAGTCATGCGAGACACAGGCTTCTGTTTACACATGGGACAAGTGTGTTTGCTTGATATGTGGCGCCAGCGTATGTTCGACAAGTTCAGGGGCCAACGTGCACAGTTCGGATCAAACATGTTAGTATGATACAGAAAGTTTCAGCTGTGCAACACAAGAGGGAAAGAAATGAGATGGAGTTTGTGGTATGTCTTCCACATGAGGTGGAGAGACgtattgtttttaattgtgaaTTTCAATTAGAGATTAATGAACGACTCAACATACTTTTCAAGGAAAACCTGTAAAGCAGCTTGTAATGTGCTAAATGTTTTGGATGAgttcacaacaaacacaaatactgaaGCATGTTAAGTTAATACGACGACCTTTTGGTGCACTGACATAAGTTTTTAAATTATCCCTTAAACTTTCccttgccacacacacacacacacacacaggctcatgCGCAGCAGTGGTGTCATCACAGTGAGCTGTACTTTATATTGTTATGATGTACTCGAGAAGAGATAAGAGGAGATCACAGGATCAGAGCAGATTGTTTTGCTCGACCGGAGCCATGTGCTGATCCTGTAAGAGCGCtaactgctgcagagctgcatccTTTTAACACCTCAATGTTCAACAGACCCTTATTTTGAGGTGATACGTAACTTCAGTGCGAACTACCACCAGCTTCTCTTGGATCTGCATCCAGAGTATTTTTAGTAAAAGGAAACACTGGAAGCTGGTTAGCATCTCCACTCCCGATGGAATGTGAGGGACTCAGGGTGAAAGGGTTCCTCTGTGCCCATCTCCTCACTGGAGCCTCATCTATCTCAAAAATGTGCCCTCTTTGCATGCTGTGACCCAGAAAATAGGGTCTTCGCCGTATGATAATGGAAACCAGCCAGTGCTTCAGCtcagtctgcagcctctctgacaCCTTCAGCACCTGGTTCCTATAACACTGCAGGGAGAGACGCTCTTCCCATGTTCTCCC includes:
- the clul1 gene encoding clusterin-like protein 1; translation: MKLLLGVAVLVVTLGVLYSTPEERPSGISEDTLKQLSENGEKLVDEEVKRALYGVKQMKEVMWRNEQKHEHLMKSLQHSSEKKKGAAQLAKEVTEKLEEAEEQCKDSLQSEWEECRPCLEDACKTFYTSTCRRGFATFHAKVENLFRRVSRRFGPREPSIDAGDILVNQGPDSTDTEVVRIEDSFNRLISKVGTLVERSIALVSRMGTRLDKVLQRAFLNDTAILTEETPTDPYNPSRDSGFLQGVGLEEVLDSFFDFGRSVVDEFGAVVTQVFDDLHGAVEEEKKRVRESFPRFLRNRKLCRDLRKQTSECWQLQNQCETCQGALLTECPSVRELHVELDEVSQLLDVSKEQYEEILSIVQRHTDETVSWLSNMAAEFSWVALAASNSSTPENIFRVTMVAPKSHDEQNVSVTETRVEVNILNSPPLILSVPGELELQDPAFIQYVAQEALNKYKEMVRYEDE